One region of Paralichthys olivaceus isolate ysfri-2021 chromosome 12, ASM2471397v2, whole genome shotgun sequence genomic DNA includes:
- the bag5 gene encoding BAG family molecular chaperone regulator 5 isoform X1 has product MCANVFGVLKSLFGKPFDGGKRMDHGGPQQQQHPMEQQQQSYNAQHPAMMRLYEVQKEVASLGPQVCTFSGLQNDRDYKRLERELTRLLLEVDQVDTEGKPELQGARKRAAQEVEGLLRYLEENATHPSRIAIEELSNEARQLVDDRVVAPQRGGGVAEINDELVDALQQLVLRLTQVKTEGRVPLRKARYRALTRLCAVQDVIEGRTQQQTLSLPLSGETHEAVHRINQVMVKVSVARSQLVALLMGLSGRDSCAHLSRILTEMQVELDALDVSGNAAIRNYRKQVVEEINGLLKHLDLEGEGDDTRRYELAHNNSIREIEAVRAHVSHLREGILRHCAMGDLSFRPKAELQSLLTHLDQVDTAKNPCIREARRRAVVEVQAIVTFLDLREALARRQPGPTEHPSHRAVWLVLGSLSDLQAQVLGFDGKRVDKSYMILEELLTKQLLSLDAVDPQGDETTKVARKQAVKFAQNILNYLDMKTDEWEY; this is encoded by the exons ATGTGTGCGAATGTGTTCGGAGTTCTGAAAAG CTTGTTTGGAAAGCCCTTTGATGGCGGGAAAAGAATGGACCATGGCggcccacagcagcagcaacatccaatggagcagcagcagcagtcataCAATGCGCAGCACCCTGCCATGATGCGGCTGTACGAGGTCCAGAAGGAGGTGGCGTCTCTGGGCCCTCAGGTCTGTACCTTCAGCGGCCTGCAGAACGACAGAGACTACAAGCGTCTGGAGCGGGAACTGACccggctgctgctggaggtggaCCAGGTCGACACAGAGGGCAAACCGGAGCTGCAGGGGGCGCGAAAGAGAGCGGCGCAGGAGGTGGAGGGCCTCCTGAGGTACCTGGAGGAGAACGCCACGCATCCGTCCCGTATAGCCATCGAGGAGCTGAGCAACGAGGCGCGCCAGCTGGTGGACGACCGCGTGGTGGCACCTCAGCGCGGTGGAGGCGTGGCTGAAATAAACGATGAACTGGTGGACGCCCTGCAGCAGCTCGTGCTGAGGCTCACCCAGGTCAAGACCGAGGGGAGAGTGCCGCTCCGCAAGGCACGTTACCGGGCGCTGACACGTCTGTGTGCCGTACAGGACGTGATCGAAGGGCGCACGCAGCAGCAGACACTCTCGCTGCCGCTGTCGGGAGAGACCCATGAGGCAGTGCACCGCATCAACCAAGTGATGGTGAAGGTGAGCGTGGCCCGCAGTCAGCTGGTGGCCCTGCTGATGGGCCTGAGTGGGAGGGACAGCTGCGCCCATCTGTCACGCATCCTGACGGAGATGCAGGTGGAGCTGGACGCTCTGGATGTTTCCGGGAACGCAGCAATCAGAAATTACAGGAAACAGGTTGTGGAGGAGATAAACGGGCTCCTGAAACATCTGGACCTGGAGGGGGAAGGAGACGACACGCGCAG ATACGAGTTGGCTCACAACAACTCCATACGTGAGATCGAGGCCGTGCGAGCTCACGTCTCCCACTTGCGAGAGGGAATCCTGCGACACTGCGCGATGGGAGATCTCAGCTTCAGACCCAAAGCCGAGCTGCAGAGCCTCCTCACGCACCTGGACCAGGTGGACACGGCCAAGAACCCTTGTATCCGAGAGGCCCGGCGCCGCGCTGTGGTAGAGGTCCAAGCTATCGTCACCTTCCTTGACCTGCGTGAGGCCCTGGCCCGCCGCCAGCCAGGCCCCACCGAGCACCCGTCACACCGCGCCGTGTGGCTGGTCCTGGGCAGCCTCTCGGACCTCCAGGCCCAGGTGCTGGGCTTCGACGGCAAGAGGGTCGACAAGAGCTACATgatcctggaggagctgctgaccAAGCAGCTGCTGTCGCTGGACGCCGTGGACCCGCAGGGCGACGAGACAACCAAGGTGGCGCGGAAGCAGGCGGTGAAGTTTGCCCAGAACATTCTCAACTATCTGGACATGAAGACAGACGAGTGGGAGTATTGA
- the bag5 gene encoding BAG family molecular chaperone regulator 5 isoform X3 → MKSLFGKPFDGGKRMDHGGPQQQQHPMEQQQQSYNAQHPAMMRLYEVQKEVASLGPQVCTFSGLQNDRDYKRLERELTRLLLEVDQVDTEGKPELQGARKRAAQEVEGLLRYLEENATHPSRIAIEELSNEARQLVDDRVVAPQRGGGVAEINDELVDALQQLVLRLTQVKTEGRVPLRKARYRALTRLCAVQDVIEGRTQQQTLSLPLSGETHEAVHRINQVMVKVSVARSQLVALLMGLSGRDSCAHLSRILTEMQVELDALDVSGNAAIRNYRKQVVEEINGLLKHLDLEGEGDDTRRYELAHNNSIREIEAVRAHVSHLREGILRHCAMGDLSFRPKAELQSLLTHLDQVDTAKNPCIREARRRAVVEVQAIVTFLDLREALARRQPGPTEHPSHRAVWLVLGSLSDLQAQVLGFDGKRVDKSYMILEELLTKQLLSLDAVDPQGDETTKVARKQAVKFAQNILNYLDMKTDEWEY, encoded by the exons atgaaaag CTTGTTTGGAAAGCCCTTTGATGGCGGGAAAAGAATGGACCATGGCggcccacagcagcagcaacatccaatggagcagcagcagcagtcataCAATGCGCAGCACCCTGCCATGATGCGGCTGTACGAGGTCCAGAAGGAGGTGGCGTCTCTGGGCCCTCAGGTCTGTACCTTCAGCGGCCTGCAGAACGACAGAGACTACAAGCGTCTGGAGCGGGAACTGACccggctgctgctggaggtggaCCAGGTCGACACAGAGGGCAAACCGGAGCTGCAGGGGGCGCGAAAGAGAGCGGCGCAGGAGGTGGAGGGCCTCCTGAGGTACCTGGAGGAGAACGCCACGCATCCGTCCCGTATAGCCATCGAGGAGCTGAGCAACGAGGCGCGCCAGCTGGTGGACGACCGCGTGGTGGCACCTCAGCGCGGTGGAGGCGTGGCTGAAATAAACGATGAACTGGTGGACGCCCTGCAGCAGCTCGTGCTGAGGCTCACCCAGGTCAAGACCGAGGGGAGAGTGCCGCTCCGCAAGGCACGTTACCGGGCGCTGACACGTCTGTGTGCCGTACAGGACGTGATCGAAGGGCGCACGCAGCAGCAGACACTCTCGCTGCCGCTGTCGGGAGAGACCCATGAGGCAGTGCACCGCATCAACCAAGTGATGGTGAAGGTGAGCGTGGCCCGCAGTCAGCTGGTGGCCCTGCTGATGGGCCTGAGTGGGAGGGACAGCTGCGCCCATCTGTCACGCATCCTGACGGAGATGCAGGTGGAGCTGGACGCTCTGGATGTTTCCGGGAACGCAGCAATCAGAAATTACAGGAAACAGGTTGTGGAGGAGATAAACGGGCTCCTGAAACATCTGGACCTGGAGGGGGAAGGAGACGACACGCGCAG ATACGAGTTGGCTCACAACAACTCCATACGTGAGATCGAGGCCGTGCGAGCTCACGTCTCCCACTTGCGAGAGGGAATCCTGCGACACTGCGCGATGGGAGATCTCAGCTTCAGACCCAAAGCCGAGCTGCAGAGCCTCCTCACGCACCTGGACCAGGTGGACACGGCCAAGAACCCTTGTATCCGAGAGGCCCGGCGCCGCGCTGTGGTAGAGGTCCAAGCTATCGTCACCTTCCTTGACCTGCGTGAGGCCCTGGCCCGCCGCCAGCCAGGCCCCACCGAGCACCCGTCACACCGCGCCGTGTGGCTGGTCCTGGGCAGCCTCTCGGACCTCCAGGCCCAGGTGCTGGGCTTCGACGGCAAGAGGGTCGACAAGAGCTACATgatcctggaggagctgctgaccAAGCAGCTGCTGTCGCTGGACGCCGTGGACCCGCAGGGCGACGAGACAACCAAGGTGGCGCGGAAGCAGGCGGTGAAGTTTGCCCAGAACATTCTCAACTATCTGGACATGAAGACAGACGAGTGGGAGTATTGA
- the coa8 gene encoding cytochrome c oxidase assembly factor 8 isoform X1, which translates to MCSVTVGRGLTCRSLCPVALSAVSTRFCSSEQKTQQSSAPERSTFRPPPGSTCDWIGPPNPLSNLRPIVYHVPENESELEKRLRHLRQETEDWNHDFWTQQNISFSKEKDSFIVSQLKAKDLTVRDEQGRRRSLNTEEMAEFYKSFLDKNRTRHMSYNKEWYRRNFTITLLMARVALNNMWRTVRHGRKKTSSPASG; encoded by the exons ATGTGTTCGGTGACAGTGGGGCGGGGTCTGACCTGCAGGAGCCTCTGTCCCGTGGCTCTGTCAGCGGTGAGCACTCGGTTCTGCAGCTCCgagcagaaaacacagcagagctcaGCTCCAGAG AGATCGACCTTCAGACCACCACCCGGCTCCACGTGCGACTGGATCGGTCCACCCAACCCTCTGTCAAACCTGCGGCCGATCGTTTACCACGTCCCAGAGAACGAGTCGGAGCTGGAGAAACGTCTGAGGCACCTCAGGCAGGAGACGGAGGACTGGAACCATGACTTCTGGACCCAACAGAACATCTCCTTCAGCAAG GAAAAAGATTCTTTCATCGTGTCACAACTGAAGGCGAAAGACTTGACTGTGCGTGATGAGCAAG GGCGCCGGCGGTCCCTCAACACCGAAGAGATGGCGGAGTTTTACAAAAGCTTCCTGGACAAAAACAGAACACGACACATGAGTTACAACAA GGAATGGTACAGACGAAACTTCACCATCACTTTGCTCATGGCCCGAGTCGCCCTGAACAACATGTGGAGGACTGTTCGACACGGCAGGAAGAAAACCAGCTCTCCTGCTTCCGGATAA
- the coa8 gene encoding cytochrome c oxidase assembly factor 8 isoform X2, with the protein MGRGLTCRSLCPVALSAVSTRFCSSEQKTQQSSAPERSTFRPPPGSTCDWIGPPNPLSNLRPIVYHVPENESELEKRLRHLRQETEDWNHDFWTQQNISFSKEKDSFIVSQLKAKDLTVRDEQGRRRSLNTEEMAEFYKSFLDKNRTRHMSYNKEWYRRNFTITLLMARVALNNMWRTVRHGRKKTSSPASG; encoded by the exons A TGGGGCGGGGTCTGACCTGCAGGAGCCTCTGTCCCGTGGCTCTGTCAGCGGTGAGCACTCGGTTCTGCAGCTCCgagcagaaaacacagcagagctcaGCTCCAGAG AGATCGACCTTCAGACCACCACCCGGCTCCACGTGCGACTGGATCGGTCCACCCAACCCTCTGTCAAACCTGCGGCCGATCGTTTACCACGTCCCAGAGAACGAGTCGGAGCTGGAGAAACGTCTGAGGCACCTCAGGCAGGAGACGGAGGACTGGAACCATGACTTCTGGACCCAACAGAACATCTCCTTCAGCAAG GAAAAAGATTCTTTCATCGTGTCACAACTGAAGGCGAAAGACTTGACTGTGCGTGATGAGCAAG GGCGCCGGCGGTCCCTCAACACCGAAGAGATGGCGGAGTTTTACAAAAGCTTCCTGGACAAAAACAGAACACGACACATGAGTTACAACAA GGAATGGTACAGACGAAACTTCACCATCACTTTGCTCATGGCCCGAGTCGCCCTGAACAACATGTGGAGGACTGTTCGACACGGCAGGAAGAAAACCAGCTCTCCTGCTTCCGGATAA
- the bag5 gene encoding BAG family molecular chaperone regulator 5 isoform X2 — protein sequence MAVRWLCSLFGKPFDGGKRMDHGGPQQQQHPMEQQQQSYNAQHPAMMRLYEVQKEVASLGPQVCTFSGLQNDRDYKRLERELTRLLLEVDQVDTEGKPELQGARKRAAQEVEGLLRYLEENATHPSRIAIEELSNEARQLVDDRVVAPQRGGGVAEINDELVDALQQLVLRLTQVKTEGRVPLRKARYRALTRLCAVQDVIEGRTQQQTLSLPLSGETHEAVHRINQVMVKVSVARSQLVALLMGLSGRDSCAHLSRILTEMQVELDALDVSGNAAIRNYRKQVVEEINGLLKHLDLEGEGDDTRRYELAHNNSIREIEAVRAHVSHLREGILRHCAMGDLSFRPKAELQSLLTHLDQVDTAKNPCIREARRRAVVEVQAIVTFLDLREALARRQPGPTEHPSHRAVWLVLGSLSDLQAQVLGFDGKRVDKSYMILEELLTKQLLSLDAVDPQGDETTKVARKQAVKFAQNILNYLDMKTDEWEY from the exons ATGGCCGTGCGTTGGTTGTGCAG CTTGTTTGGAAAGCCCTTTGATGGCGGGAAAAGAATGGACCATGGCggcccacagcagcagcaacatccaatggagcagcagcagcagtcataCAATGCGCAGCACCCTGCCATGATGCGGCTGTACGAGGTCCAGAAGGAGGTGGCGTCTCTGGGCCCTCAGGTCTGTACCTTCAGCGGCCTGCAGAACGACAGAGACTACAAGCGTCTGGAGCGGGAACTGACccggctgctgctggaggtggaCCAGGTCGACACAGAGGGCAAACCGGAGCTGCAGGGGGCGCGAAAGAGAGCGGCGCAGGAGGTGGAGGGCCTCCTGAGGTACCTGGAGGAGAACGCCACGCATCCGTCCCGTATAGCCATCGAGGAGCTGAGCAACGAGGCGCGCCAGCTGGTGGACGACCGCGTGGTGGCACCTCAGCGCGGTGGAGGCGTGGCTGAAATAAACGATGAACTGGTGGACGCCCTGCAGCAGCTCGTGCTGAGGCTCACCCAGGTCAAGACCGAGGGGAGAGTGCCGCTCCGCAAGGCACGTTACCGGGCGCTGACACGTCTGTGTGCCGTACAGGACGTGATCGAAGGGCGCACGCAGCAGCAGACACTCTCGCTGCCGCTGTCGGGAGAGACCCATGAGGCAGTGCACCGCATCAACCAAGTGATGGTGAAGGTGAGCGTGGCCCGCAGTCAGCTGGTGGCCCTGCTGATGGGCCTGAGTGGGAGGGACAGCTGCGCCCATCTGTCACGCATCCTGACGGAGATGCAGGTGGAGCTGGACGCTCTGGATGTTTCCGGGAACGCAGCAATCAGAAATTACAGGAAACAGGTTGTGGAGGAGATAAACGGGCTCCTGAAACATCTGGACCTGGAGGGGGAAGGAGACGACACGCGCAG ATACGAGTTGGCTCACAACAACTCCATACGTGAGATCGAGGCCGTGCGAGCTCACGTCTCCCACTTGCGAGAGGGAATCCTGCGACACTGCGCGATGGGAGATCTCAGCTTCAGACCCAAAGCCGAGCTGCAGAGCCTCCTCACGCACCTGGACCAGGTGGACACGGCCAAGAACCCTTGTATCCGAGAGGCCCGGCGCCGCGCTGTGGTAGAGGTCCAAGCTATCGTCACCTTCCTTGACCTGCGTGAGGCCCTGGCCCGCCGCCAGCCAGGCCCCACCGAGCACCCGTCACACCGCGCCGTGTGGCTGGTCCTGGGCAGCCTCTCGGACCTCCAGGCCCAGGTGCTGGGCTTCGACGGCAAGAGGGTCGACAAGAGCTACATgatcctggaggagctgctgaccAAGCAGCTGCTGTCGCTGGACGCCGTGGACCCGCAGGGCGACGAGACAACCAAGGTGGCGCGGAAGCAGGCGGTGAAGTTTGCCCAGAACATTCTCAACTATCTGGACATGAAGACAGACGAGTGGGAGTATTGA